From the Musa acuminata AAA Group cultivar baxijiao chromosome BXJ1-2, Cavendish_Baxijiao_AAA, whole genome shotgun sequence genome, one window contains:
- the LOC103968945 gene encoding myb-related protein 2 isoform X2, protein MYHHQHHHQGHNNILSCRTAFPAEKHLLLQGGSIPEDSGLVLSTDAKPRLKWTAELHERFIEAVNQLGGADKATPKSVMRLMGIPGLTLYHLKSHLQKYRLSKNLQAQANGAESVIGCKLAAERTSEGNGSRASNTNIIPQSNKTYPINEALQMQIEVQRRLQEQLEVQRHLQLRIEAQGKYLQSVLEKAQETLGKQHLGTPGLEAAKVHLSQLVFKVSNECFSNALTGLEEIPAPNTLQVHPPQLADFSVQSCLTSSQGSQKDLDMANFRRSLRAYMHENARLEGSQSAWCYLNEHKTFPSSMFGDSERTSFKVEDFVSPLPVRPRVEREGEAGSDAQQTERSDPNGKRTAEQQERGKQSDSFGLAGHTAQLDLNADEDDEGATNSKFDLNGFSWS, encoded by the exons ATGTatcatcatcagcatcatcaCCAGGGACACAACAACATTCTTTCTTGTAGGACTGCGTTTCCTGCAGAGAAGCATTTGTTGCTGCAAGGAGGAAGTATCCCAGAAGATTCAGGACTGGTTCTATCGACTGATGCCAAGCCCAGGTTGAAGTGGACAGCCGAGCTCCATGAAAGATTCATAGAGGCAGTCAATCAACTTGGTGGAGCAGATA AGGCTACACCCAAGTCGGTCATGAGGCTCATGGGCATTCCTGGACTAACTCTCTATCACCTGAAAAGCCATCTTCAG AAGTACAGGCTCAGCAAGAATCTCCAAGCTCAAGCAAATGGAGCCGAGAGTG TTATAGGTTGTAAGCTTGCAGCAGAGAGAACAAGCGAGGGCAACGGATCACGAGCGAGCAACACAAACATCATTCCCCAGTCAAACAA AACATATCCGATAAATGAAGCACTTCAAATGCAAATTGAAGTCCAAAGAAGGCTACAAGAACAACTTGAG GTTCAAAGGCACCTGCAACTAAGAATAGAAGCACAGGGGAAGTACTTGCAGTCTGTCCTGGAGAAGGCTCAAGAGACACTTGGGAAGCAGCATTTGGGGACTCCAGGACTAGAAGCTGCCAAAGTTCATCTCTCTCAACTGGTCTTCAAAGTCTCAAATGAATGTTTCAGCAATGCATTGACAGGTCTGGAAGAAATCCCAGCCCCGAATACCCTACAAGTGCATCCACCCCAACTTGCTGACTTCTCGGTACAAAGTTGCTTGACATCATCTCAGGGATCACAAAAGGATCTTGACATGGCCAATTTCCGCAGAAGTTTGAGAGCCTACATGCATGAGAATGCCAGGCTTGAAGGTTCCCAATCTGCATGGTGCTACCTGAATGAGCACAAGACTTTTCCCTCATCCATGTTTGGGGATTCAGAAAGGACATCTTTCAAAGTAGAAGATTTTGTGTCACCACTTCCCGTGAGGCCTCGGGTGGAAAGAGAAGGGGAAGCTGGTTCTGATGCCCAGCAAACGGAAAGAAGTGACCCGAATGGCAAGAGAACAGCAGAACAACAGGAGAGAGGAAAGCAATCAGACAGTTTTGGGCTGGCTGGTCACACAGCACAACTAGATCTCAATGCTGATGAAGACGATGAGGGTGCTACGAACAGCAAATTTGACCTGAACGGCTTCAGTTGGAGCTGA
- the LOC103968945 gene encoding myb-related protein 2 isoform X1, translating into MYHHQHHHQGHNNILSCRTAFPAEKHLLLQGGSIPEDSGLVLSTDAKPRLKWTAELHERFIEAVNQLGGADSEYIIIIIIIINNNKNNNNNNNNKKEEATPKSVMRLMGIPGLTLYHLKSHLQKYRLSKNLQAQANGAESVIGCKLAAERTSEGNGSRASNTNIIPQSNKTYPINEALQMQIEVQRRLQEQLEVQRHLQLRIEAQGKYLQSVLEKAQETLGKQHLGTPGLEAAKVHLSQLVFKVSNECFSNALTGLEEIPAPNTLQVHPPQLADFSVQSCLTSSQGSQKDLDMANFRRSLRAYMHENARLEGSQSAWCYLNEHKTFPSSMFGDSERTSFKVEDFVSPLPVRPRVEREGEAGSDAQQTERSDPNGKRTAEQQERGKQSDSFGLAGHTAQLDLNADEDDEGATNSKFDLNGFSWS; encoded by the exons ATGTatcatcatcagcatcatcaCCAGGGACACAACAACATTCTTTCTTGTAGGACTGCGTTTCCTGCAGAGAAGCATTTGTTGCTGCAAGGAGGAAGTATCCCAGAAGATTCAGGACTGGTTCTATCGACTGATGCCAAGCCCAGGTTGAAGTGGACAGCCGAGCTCCATGAAAGATTCATAGAGGCAGTCAATCAACTTGGTGGAGCAGATAGTgagtatatcatcatcatcatcatcatcatcaacaacaacaagaacaacaacaacaacaacaacaacaaaaaagaag AGGCTACACCCAAGTCGGTCATGAGGCTCATGGGCATTCCTGGACTAACTCTCTATCACCTGAAAAGCCATCTTCAG AAGTACAGGCTCAGCAAGAATCTCCAAGCTCAAGCAAATGGAGCCGAGAGTG TTATAGGTTGTAAGCTTGCAGCAGAGAGAACAAGCGAGGGCAACGGATCACGAGCGAGCAACACAAACATCATTCCCCAGTCAAACAA AACATATCCGATAAATGAAGCACTTCAAATGCAAATTGAAGTCCAAAGAAGGCTACAAGAACAACTTGAG GTTCAAAGGCACCTGCAACTAAGAATAGAAGCACAGGGGAAGTACTTGCAGTCTGTCCTGGAGAAGGCTCAAGAGACACTTGGGAAGCAGCATTTGGGGACTCCAGGACTAGAAGCTGCCAAAGTTCATCTCTCTCAACTGGTCTTCAAAGTCTCAAATGAATGTTTCAGCAATGCATTGACAGGTCTGGAAGAAATCCCAGCCCCGAATACCCTACAAGTGCATCCACCCCAACTTGCTGACTTCTCGGTACAAAGTTGCTTGACATCATCTCAGGGATCACAAAAGGATCTTGACATGGCCAATTTCCGCAGAAGTTTGAGAGCCTACATGCATGAGAATGCCAGGCTTGAAGGTTCCCAATCTGCATGGTGCTACCTGAATGAGCACAAGACTTTTCCCTCATCCATGTTTGGGGATTCAGAAAGGACATCTTTCAAAGTAGAAGATTTTGTGTCACCACTTCCCGTGAGGCCTCGGGTGGAAAGAGAAGGGGAAGCTGGTTCTGATGCCCAGCAAACGGAAAGAAGTGACCCGAATGGCAAGAGAACAGCAGAACAACAGGAGAGAGGAAAGCAATCAGACAGTTTTGGGCTGGCTGGTCACACAGCACAACTAGATCTCAATGCTGATGAAGACGATGAGGGTGCTACGAACAGCAAATTTGACCTGAACGGCTTCAGTTGGAGCTGA